A single window of Pontiella agarivorans DNA harbors:
- a CDS encoding (2Fe-2S) ferredoxin domain-containing protein, whose amino-acid sequence MQIKKSRYKAHLFICNKSRTDGRKSCGHEVDPDLKTILKNEIRERGWKLFVRVSDCGCLGVCDAGPNIMIYPQKIWLSAVTRDDIPEILHILEEIMEA is encoded by the coding sequence ATGCAGATCAAAAAATCCCGCTACAAAGCCCATCTCTTCATCTGTAATAAATCACGCACCGACGGACGAAAATCCTGCGGACACGAGGTCGATCCCGACCTGAAAACCATCCTCAAAAACGAAATCCGCGAACGCGGCTGGAAACTCTTCGTTCGCGTGTCCGACTGCGGATGCCTCGGCGTCTGCGATGCCGGCCCCAACATCATGATCTACCCTCAGAAAATATGGCTGTCGGCCGTCACCCGCGATGACATCCCCGAAATTCTCCACATACTGGAAGAAATTATGGAAGCCTGA
- a CDS encoding sensor histidine kinase, producing the protein MFGWKKTVRESEALPPPTGVAEIVFCIYDDKKRLKHRFSARSGLEAEQRFRFLQEPEGAMEHVLLAEAAGSYRPVSMQFAYDAGRNSYLHILPFEQQRGKWFFCSVQIGVERADTDSGGAQFAAALRDRRVGLILANGENEVVSTSSELPDAFGYSAEVLQGLRLSELFSESDLRLMLQGEADTHQPVLNGTFHGLDGTKRDVEVRKYSAPDDYALYAVADVTRAQLNEEITAVTTRERRRIGQDLHDSIGQLLTGISLLSRSLANSLQRAGSADHEDAVQISELADDASNQIRQISRGLMPMEVVSRGLYPSLRELARTVRESCGVACEAVIDEELSFSDGAVETHLYRIAQEAVNNAVRHSGGNRIVLHLSAVNGNPQLEVHDNGRWRNIMESGGGIGLKTMEYRASVINGQLKIGRVENGGTSVVCRLKAEDVLETKVI; encoded by the coding sequence ATGTTTGGTTGGAAAAAGACAGTCAGGGAGAGCGAAGCGCTGCCGCCGCCAACGGGGGTGGCAGAAATCGTATTCTGTATTTACGACGATAAAAAGCGGCTGAAGCATCGGTTTTCCGCCCGTTCGGGGTTGGAGGCGGAGCAACGGTTTCGCTTTCTGCAGGAGCCGGAGGGAGCCATGGAGCATGTTTTGCTGGCTGAAGCGGCAGGGAGTTATCGGCCGGTATCCATGCAGTTTGCTTATGATGCCGGGAGGAACAGTTATCTGCACATTCTTCCGTTCGAACAGCAAAGGGGGAAGTGGTTCTTCTGTTCTGTTCAGATTGGGGTGGAACGGGCGGATACTGATTCAGGCGGGGCGCAGTTTGCGGCGGCCCTGAGGGATCGCCGAGTCGGGCTCATTCTGGCCAACGGGGAGAACGAGGTTGTCTCGACGAGCTCGGAGCTTCCGGATGCCTTTGGGTATTCGGCAGAGGTGTTACAGGGGTTGCGCCTTTCGGAACTTTTCAGTGAATCGGATCTGCGGCTGATGCTGCAGGGGGAAGCGGATACCCATCAGCCGGTGCTGAACGGGACATTTCATGGTCTGGATGGGACGAAACGTGATGTTGAAGTGAGAAAATATTCTGCACCGGATGATTACGCGCTTTATGCGGTTGCTGATGTGACGCGGGCTCAACTGAATGAGGAGATTACGGCAGTTACAACGCGCGAGCGGCGTCGCATCGGGCAGGATTTGCATGACTCAATCGGGCAGTTGTTGACCGGGATCAGCCTGCTGAGCCGGTCGCTGGCCAACAGTCTGCAGCGGGCGGGCAGTGCGGACCATGAAGATGCGGTGCAGATTTCTGAACTGGCGGATGATGCCAGTAATCAGATCCGTCAGATTTCGCGGGGGCTGATGCCGATGGAGGTGGTGAGTCGTGGCCTGTATCCCTCGCTTCGTGAACTGGCCAGGACGGTCCGGGAGAGTTGTGGCGTGGCGTGCGAGGCGGTTATTGATGAGGAGCTGTCATTTAGTGATGGTGCGGTGGAGACGCACTTGTATCGTATTGCGCAGGAAGCGGTGAATAATGCGGTGCGCCATTCTGGTGGAAACCGTATTGTGCTTCATCTTTCTGCCGTGAACGGTAATCCCCAGCTTGAAGTTCATGATAACGGAAGGTGGCGGAATATTATGGAATCAGGCGGCGGGATCGGGCTCAAAACGATGGAGTACCGCGCATCGGTTATTAATGGTCAGCTGAAAATCGGCCGGGTTGAAAACGGGGGCACGAGTGTGGTGTGCCGGCTCAAGGCAGAAGACGTTCTGGAAACAAAGGTGATTTAA